In one window of Eurosta solidaginis isolate ZX-2024a unplaced genomic scaffold, ASM4086904v1 ctg00001123.1, whole genome shotgun sequence DNA:
- the LOC137236060 gene encoding LOW QUALITY PROTEIN: uncharacterized protein (The sequence of the model RefSeq protein was modified relative to this genomic sequence to represent the inferred CDS: substituted 2 bases at 2 genomic stop codons) codes for MSFVILDVKHNSTTKAWEANERHRFRRRAVRARQREEARSQRVNAGRQPRQQPDLRLDTVRAAFRYNPNIXYRAWVQFGXMSHVCQYCNATKFEKEPPGLCCAGGKFKLPELLPLPEPLRQLLYGESPNSNHFLQHIKMYNDCFQVKSFGGENVNEKNYNPTSTQSLTPAIHGQVFHLAGSPLPHSYQEHQYLQIYFIGDSHDEVNRRGTVLSTTNTMSSSNFLRLRWNRCHPMIIA; via the exons tGAGCGACATCGATTCAGAAGAAGAGCAGTTCGCGCTCGACAAAGAGAAGAGGCAAGATCACAACGTGTAAATGCTGGACGACAGCCTCGCCAGCAACCAGATCTTCGTTTGGATACTGTACGTGCAGCCTTTCGATATAATCCGAACATTTAATACAGGGCATGGGTTCAATTTGGTTAGATGTCTCACGTTTGTCAGTATTGCAATGCAACTAAATTTGAGAAGGAACCACCTGGGCTGTGTTGCGCGGGCGGAAAGTTTAAATTGCCAGAGTTGCTTCCACTACCAGAGCCACTGCGCCAGTTGCTTTACGGTGAATCTCCTAATTCGAACCATTTCTTGCAACACATCAAAATGTATAACGACTGTTTTCAAGTGAAGTCGTTTGGTGGTGAAAATGTAAATGAGAAAAATTATAATCCAACATCAACACAATCACTAACCCCAGCTAT TCATGGCCAAGTTTTTCATCTGGCTGGATCTCCTTTGCCGCATTCATATCAAGAACACCAATATCTCCAAATATACTTTATCGGAGATTCACATGATGAAGTAAATCGGCGTGGTACGGTTTTAAGTAC CACGAACACAATGAGCTCATCAAACTTTTTAAGACTTCGTTGGAACAGATGCCATCCGATGATCATAGCATAG